Below is a window of Vibrio gazogenes DNA.
GCCTTCTTTCTCTTGAGCATACAAACTCGCATTCAAACCTGCCATCAAACCTTGTGCAGCCGCTTCTTCGTAACCCGTTGTCCCGTTGATCTGTCCGGCAAAAAACAGCCCTTGAATAAATTTGGTTTCATAGGTCTGTTTTAAATCACGCGGATCAAAGAAATCATATTCAATGGCATATCCCGGACGAACAATATGCGCGTTTTCAAAACCTTGCATCGAACGCACGATCTGCACCTGAACATCAAACGGTAAGCTGGTGGAGATCCCGTTTGGATATAATTCGGTTGTTGTTAAGCCTTCCGGTTCAATAAAGATCTGATGACTATTTTTGTCAGCAAACCGCATCACCTTATCTTCGATTGACGGACAGTAACGTGGACCAATCCCTTCAATCACACCGGCATACATCGGACTACGATCCAAATTATTGCGGATCACATCGTGAGTTTTCTCATTGGTATAAGTGATATAGCACGGGATCTGATGCGGATGCTGATCACGGCGACCTAAAAATGAAAAGATCGGCGTTGGATCATCACCATGTTGTACCGCTAACTGCGAAAAATCGACAGTACGAGCATCGATCCGAGGTGGGGTTCCTGTTTTTAAACGATCAACCCGGAATGGTAGTTCACGTAAACGCTGAGCCAGTGCGATCGATGGTGGATCACCTGCGCGGCCACCAGAATAATTTTCCATCCCGATATGGATCTTGCCACCCAGAAATGTGCCCACAGTGAGTACTACCGCTTTCGCGTGGAATTTGAGCCCCATTTGGGTTACTACGCCGATCACGCGATCCTGTTCGACGATCAGATCATCGGCTGCTTGCTGGAACAACATCAGATTCGGGGTATTTTCTAATGCATGACGTACATACGCTTTGTATAACGCTCGATCTGCCTGAGCTCTTGTTGCTCGAACAGCCGGACCTTTTGAAGCGTTCAGCGTTCTGAACTGAATACCTGCATGATCGATCGCTTGAGCCATAAGCCCACCTAAAGCATCAACCTCTTTAACCAGATGACCTTTCCCGATCCCACCAATGGCTGGATTGCATGACATTTGTCCTAATGTGTCAATATTATGTGTTAGGAGTAATGTTTTTTGTCCTGTGCGTGCAGATGAGAGAGCGGCTTCCGTTCCAGCGTGACCGCCACCAACCACAATGACGTCAAAATTTTCGTGATAAAGCATGAACCGACCTCAGATATTCAGATCTGTGTAAGAAATAAAAGAGCCGCATTCTACCTTTTTTATCGCCGTTAGAAAATTGATTTTGTGCTTTTACACATGATCCTTGAGCCTTATAAATATATAAGATCTTTATATAGATCTTTTTATTAGATCTACTATTAAGGGAGCGGATCTTTGTGGATAAAGCCAAAATGATCAACATGATCATCAGCTTCAGGACGATCACTTACTGTGATCAAGCATTGATCAGATCGAGGATTAGCTGGGATCAAAAATAGTACTTATACACAACCCCTCGGGGAGTGCAAAGTTAT
It encodes the following:
- the mnmG gene encoding tRNA uridine-5-carboxymethylaminomethyl(34) synthesis enzyme MnmG is translated as MLYHENFDVIVVGGGHAGTEAALSSARTGQKTLLLTHNIDTLGQMSCNPAIGGIGKGHLVKEVDALGGLMAQAIDHAGIQFRTLNASKGPAVRATRAQADRALYKAYVRHALENTPNLMLFQQAADDLIVEQDRVIGVVTQMGLKFHAKAVVLTVGTFLGGKIHIGMENYSGGRAGDPPSIALAQRLRELPFRVDRLKTGTPPRIDARTVDFSQLAVQHGDDPTPIFSFLGRRDQHPHQIPCYITYTNEKTHDVIRNNLDRSPMYAGVIEGIGPRYCPSIEDKVMRFADKNSHQIFIEPEGLTTTELYPNGISTSLPFDVQVQIVRSMQGFENAHIVRPGYAIEYDFFDPRDLKQTYETKFIQGLFFAGQINGTTGYEEAAAQGLMAGLNASLYAQEKEGWSPRRDQAYMGVLIDDLSTLGTSEPYRMFTSRAEYRLLLREDNADLRLTEKGRELGLVDDERWARFNQKIENMALERQRLKDIWVNPESTGVESLNEMLKTPISREASGEDLLRRPEMTYDLLTSLPQYSPALDDHQAAEQVEIQVKYEGYIQRQKDEIEKSLRHENTKLPIDLDYSLVKGLSNEVVLKLNAAKPETVGIASRISGVTPAAISILLVYLKKNGMLKKGEAA